One segment of Mugil cephalus isolate CIBA_MC_2020 chromosome 14, CIBA_Mcephalus_1.1, whole genome shotgun sequence DNA contains the following:
- the LOC125020583 gene encoding uncharacterized protein LOC125020583, with protein sequence MKVISGVVLGALFCTVASASLQVTEEHRTVFIGEDVHIDIPPKSIAEVLFKPPTNDSAQVFLMQAGQVNSQYKHAYLNTLDHLVLDNVQKENEGTYIIKNTNDSSITHLVLFVRDCSLEQVVKYGESYTIPLNQVKGPITLKFRPNLIRVNQTEVQHTTDPPLVVLYNKSTGVAEGYERRLSVSEKKVTLHAVAMTDEGSFMVLDHDDHIKMWNCLNVKEHQTFLHLNYGENLKTKLYLHHSNVNIVYRPKSDNQERVIVDQGAVVTPLDPLLEGRLSVEGSELIMKKIQVSDAGVFRVTDLAGFPVVNVYIDVKAYKLPPLTVAILSMLGLIAFMLLVCLLSCVYKVHRRNEKNKKLALIAQQAGKGDGEAFRQVVHEAYSRFTEESLTQSVCDKPSESTEVTIKGLEVTKPGRYQTLSSDNFLEMSDSGVEFTNSGLPLDSDTDAPVTYASHKPLLNAMSPTAVTEGARSISPETTAVPDGELSASRTPDSVMSASPTSHPRSLAAATPDGSLRGAASPGAASRGTAESDSAKTEGGAEGGEGGEKEESAHST encoded by the exons ATGAAAGTAATCAGCGGCGTCGTGCTTGGCGCCCTGTTCTGCACTG TCGCGTCAGCATCGTTGCAAG TCACAGAGGAGCACAGGACGGTCTTCATCGGCGAGGACGTTCACATCGACATCCCCCCCAAGAGCATCGCCGAGGTCCTGTTTAAGCCGCCGACCAACGACTCCGCTCAGGTGTTTCTGATGCAGGCGGGTCAGGTGAACAGCCAGTACAAACACGCTTATCTCAACACCCTGGACCACCTGGTGCTGGATAACGTGCAGAAGGAGAACGAGGGCACGTACATCATCAAGAACACCAACGACTCCAGCATCACCCACCTCGTCCTCTTTGTCAGGG ACTGCTCTTTGGAGCAAGTGGTGAAGTACGGGGAATCCTACACCATCCCTCTCAATCAAGTCAAAGGCCCCATCACCCTGAAGTTCAG GCCCAACCTGATCAGAGTGAACCAGACGGAGGTTCAGCACACAACAGATCCTCCTCTCGTGGTGCTGTACAACAAGTCGACGGGCGTAGCCGAGGGCTACGAGCGGCGCCTCAGCGTGTCCGAGAAGAAGGTGACGCTGCACGCGGTCGCCATGACGGACGAAGGGAGCTTCATGGTGCTGGACCACGACGACCACATCAAGATGTGGAACTGCCTGAACGTCAAAG AGCACCAGACCTTTCTGCATCTCAACTACGGAGAAAACCTGAAGACCAAGCTCTACCTGCACCACTCCAACGTCAACATCGTCTACAGGCCCAAGTCGGACAATCAGGAGCGGGTCATCGTGGACCAGGGCGCGGTGGTGACGCCTCTGGACCCGCTGCTGGAGGGCAGGCTGAGCGTGGAGGGCTCGGAGCTCATCATGAAGAAGATCCAAGTCTCCGACGCCGGCGTCTTCAGAGTGACGGACCTGGCCGGGTTCCCCGTGGTTAACGTCTACATAGACGTAAAAG cgTATAAACTGCCTCCGCTGACGGTGGCCATCCTCTCCATGCTGGGCCTGATCGCCTTCATGCTGCTGGTGTGCCTGCTGTCCTGCGTCTACAAAGTGCACAGGAGGAACGAGAAGAACAAGAAGCTGGCGCTCATCGCTCAGCAGGCCGGCAAGGGAGACGGCGAGGCCTTCAGACAG GTGGTCCACGAGGCTTACAGCAGGTTCACGGAGGAATCGCTGACGCAGTCCGTGTGTGATAAACCCTCGGAGAGCACAGAAGTCACCATCAAG GGCCTTGAAGTGACCAAACCCGGCCGCTACCAGACTCTGAGCTCAGACAACTTCCTGGAGATGAGTGACTCCGGGGTCGAGTTCACAAACTCTGGCCTCCCGCTCGACAGCGACACCGACGCCCCGGTGACCTACGCCTCCCACAAGCCCCTCCTGAATGCTATGTCGCCTACGGCCGTGACCGAGGGAGCGCGCTCCATCAGCCCGGAGACCACCGCCGTCCCAGACGGCGAACTCAGCGCCAGCCGGACCCCCGACTCCGTGATGAGCGCCAGCCCCACCTCCCACCCTCGCTCCCTGGCGGCCGCGACCCCCGACGGCAGCCTGCGAGGGGCCGCGTCTCCGGGCGCCGCCTCCAGGGGCACCGCCGAGTCCGATTCAGCcaagacagaaggaggagctgagggcGGAGAAGGAGGCGAGAAGGAGGAGTCGGCTCATAGCACctga